DNA from Mycobacterium bourgelatii:
ACGTGACTCGGGTTCCCAACCGTGGGTCACCGCCAGCGGTGCTGTTGCGGGAGTCCTACCGCGACAACGGCAAAGTCAAAACACGCACCCTGGCCAACTTGTCACACTGGCCCGAGCGCAAGGTGGAAAAGCTACAGCGTGCCCTCAAAGGCCTGCCGGCCACGCGGGATCTGGCCGAGTCGTTTGAGGTCTCCCGCAGCCTGCCCCATGGGCACGTGGCCGCAGTGCTGGGCACCGCCCGGACCCTGGGCGTCGAAGATCTCATCGACGCGACACCATCGCGGCGGCGCGACCTGGTCACCGCGATGCTGGTAGCCCAGGTCATCGCCCCGGAATCCAAGCTGGCCACCGCACGCGGTTTGCGCACCCAGACCGCCACCAGCTCACTGGGCGAGGTGCTGGGGGTCAGTGGGGCCGATGAGGACGACCTGTACGCGGCGATGGACTGGGCGCTGGCCCGCAAAGATGCCATCGAAACCGCGCTGGCCGCCCGGCATCTGAACGATGGCACCCTAGTGCTCTACGACGTGTCCTCGGCGGCCTTTGAGGGCCGCACCTGCCCCCTGGGCAAGATCGGACACGCCCGTGACGGGGTCAAAGGACGTTTGCAGATCGTCTACGGGCTGCTGGCCACCACCGCCGGGATACCGGTTGCCATCGAAGTGTTCGACGGCAACACCGCTGACCCGAAAACGTTGACCGCCCAAATCAATAAGCTGAAAAACCGGTTCGGACTGTCGCGGGTGGCCCTTGTCGGCGATCGCGGCATGATCACCAGCGCGCGCATCACCGAGGAACTACGCCCTGCCGGTCTGGACTGGATCACCGCGCTGCGCGCCCCGCAGATCAAGGCCCTTGTGCAAGCCGACGCCCTGCAGCTGAGCTTGTTCGACGAACACGACCTCGCTGAGATCAACTCCCCGGACTATCCCGGCGAACGCCTGGTCTGCTGCCACAACCCCGCTCTAGCTCAAAAGCGCACCCAAAAACGCCAAGACCTGTTGGCCGCCACCGAAAAACAACTCACCGCCATTACCGACGCCACCACCCGAACCCGCCGACCCTTGCGCGGCAAAGACGATATCGCGCTACGGGTAGGCAAGGTGATCAACCACTACAAGATGGCCAAACACTTCCACATCACCATCACCGACAACTCATTCACCTTCACCCGCAACGAAGACGCCATCGCCGCCGAAGCCGCCCTCGACGGCATCTACGTGCTGCGTACCAACCTGCCCAAATCCGCCCTGGGCCGTGACGATGTGGTGTTGCGCTACAAGGGACTCGAAGACGTCGAACGCTTCTTCCGGACCCTCAACAGTGAACTTGACGTGCGACCCATCCGCCACCACCTCGCCGACCGGGTCCGCGCCCACATGTTCCTACGCATGCTGTCCTACTACATCAGCTGGCACATGAAACAAGCCCTGGCCCCCCTGCTGTTTCGCGACCACGACAAACCCGCAGCCGCCGCCAAACGCACCAACCCCGTTGCCCCCGCTCAACGTTCCGATGCCGCCCTAGCCAAAGCCTCCCGCAAACGCACCACCGACGACACCCCGGTGCACAGCTTCACCAGCCTGCTCGCCGACCTAGCCACCATCTGCGCCAGCCACATCCAGCCCGCCGACGACATGCCCACGTTCACCAAATTCACCACCCCCACCGCACTACAACACCACGCCTTCGAACTACTCGGCCTCACCCACCGCCTGGGCTACAAGTAGTCATGCAGACAACACAAAACCCCAGGTCACGGCACACTCATCACCAAACCAGGGGGAACTACGGGCTAAGGGCGAGCCGCGGCCACCGCCGCCGACGGAGATCGGCGCCGCAGCGGGCGCTGTCGCACGAACGTCGGCCACCAAAACCATGGGCCGAGGAGGCGCATGACGCATGGCACGACGAACGAACGCACGATCAAGGTGTCGAGCAGAAGTCCGATGCAGACGGTGGACCCGACCTGACCGATCGTCCTGAGATCACTGGCGAGCATTGCCAGCATGGTGAATGCGAAGACCAAACCGGCCGACGTCACCACACCGCCCGTGCTGCCGAGCGCCCGGATGAGGCCGGTATTCAACCCGGCATGTATCTCTTCCTTGACTCGGGCGACCAACAGCAGGTTGTAGTCCGAGCCCACCGCCACCAGGATGATGAAGGTCAGCGGCAATACCAGCCAATGCAGGTGCAAGCCGATGAGGTGCTGCCAGACCAGCACGGAGAGTCCGAACGCCCCCGCGTAGGAGAACGCCACCGTGGCGGGAATCACCAAGGCCGCCATCAGACTTCGCGTGATGAACATCATGATCAGGAAGATCAGCACGAAGGCGGCGATCGCCGCGATCAGCAGGTCGGACATGGCGTACTGCTTGATGTCCTTGTCGTTGGATCCGGAACCGCCGATGTAGACGCGGGCGCCGGCGAGCGAGGTCTCTTTCAGCACAGTCGTTATCGCGGTTGGGAAGGCATTCACATGCTCCACGCCCTCCGGCCCCATCGCATCGCCTTCGTGGGTGACGATGAAGCGGGCGGCCTTGCCGTCCGGCGACATCATCAGCGTCATCCCGATTTTGACGTCCTCGTTGTCGAAGCCCTCCCTGGGGATGTAGAAGTAGTCATCGCTGCGTGATCGGTCAAAATCGTTGCCCACGTTGATCAAGTCGTCATAGGTCTGGTCGGTCTGCGTGGACTGCAGATCCGCTGAACCGTAGTTGTTGACCAGCAGCGCCTGAATGGCCGCGGTGTCATTTCGCATGACCTTCATCTGCGTGATCATCTGCGGAAGCAGTCTGTCGATGACTTCCAGCGACGCCACGGCATCCTTGATGTCAGCGGCCATGTGGTCGAGGCCGTCGAGGCCGTCAAACACCGATCTGAACGTCCAGCAGACGGGAATGTCGAAACAGTGTTTGTCCCAATAGAAATAGCTGCGGATCGGTCGGAAGAAGTCGTCGAGATTCGAGATTTCCTCGTTGATGTTCTCGGTGACCCGCTTCATGTCCTCCATGGTGACCACCGTCTGGTGCATCTCATCCGACATGCTTTGGAACAGCACGATCAGTCGATCCAGCACCTCGACGGTGTGCGCTTGGATCTCCGCCTGGCTGTCGGTGTTGGCGTTCTGCGCCATGTTGAACGGGAGCTGTTGACCGTTGCCGCTACCCTGCGTGGTGAACAGGTAAGGGAGGCTTGCGTGTTCGAGCGCTCGGCCCAGGGGGCGGGTAATGCTCTGCACCATTGCCACACCGGGTAGTCGGATGAGTGCCTTGGCCACCCGGTCCAACGTGATGAAGTCGGCCGAGTTCCGCATGTCGTGGTCGGATTCGACCACCAGCATCTCGGAGAACAATTTGCTCTTCGAGAAGTGTCGATCCGCTGCGGCGAAGCCTTGATTCGCGGGAGCGTCGGGTGGCTGATACTGGCGGTCGTCATAGTTCACCTGAAATGACGGCACGAAGATCGCCCCGATCATGACGATGGCGGAACTAGCGGCGAGGATGGGCACCGGCCAACGCACCACGCTCGCACCGATCCGCCGGTAAAGACGTGCCTTGGCCGCGCTGCTCGGGTCGAACATTCCGAACAGGATGCCCACGGTCAAGATCGCCGGGCCCAGCGTCAGTGCCGCTGCGATGGTCAACAACATGCCGATTGCGACGGCCGGCCCCATGGTGTGGAAGTAGTTGAGTCGGGCGAAGCTCAGGCAGTAACCGGCACCCGCGATGGTCAACCCGGAGCCGATGATGATGGGCGTAACCCCTTGGTACGCAGTGTAAAAGGCGTCCTCCCGGCTTTCGCCCGCCCGTCGCGCCTCGTGATAGCGGCCCATCAGGAAGATGCCGTAATCCGTGCCCGCGCCAAGGGTCAGCGCCACGACTATGTTCACCGCGAATGACGAGAGTTCGATGTACCCGAAATGGCCGAGGGTTGCGACAACGCCCTTTGCGACCAGCATTTCGATGAGAACGCCGGCCAACGGCACCAGCAGGGTGCTGACGGAGCGGTACACCAGTAACAGCATCACGATGATGAGGATGATCGTGACGATGGTGATGTTGTTCAGGCTGGAGTTGGCGATGGATACGGTGTCGGACGCCAGCGGAGCGGCGCCGCTGACGTAAACCTTGAGCCCGGGCGGCGGGGTATCGTTCGCGACGATTTTCCGGACGGCGTCGACGGACTCGTTCGCTTGCATCTGACCGATATCGCCCGCCAGGCGTAGCAGTACATACGTGGCCTTGCCGTCGACGCTCTGCGCTCCTGCCGAGGTGATCGGCTTGCCCCACAGGTCCATCACGTACTGCACGTGCGCGCTGTCCTGCTTGAGTCGCCGCATCAGGTCGTCGTAGTAGTGGTGGTCCTGATCGCCCAGCGGCCGGTCGGCCTCGAAAACGACCATCGTCAAGCTGGTGGAGGTGGACTCTTGGAACTTCTCGCCGATCCGGAGCATCGCCCGTTGCGACGGCGCGTAGTGCGGCACCATAGGCCCGGCGAGTTCCTCCGCGACGCGCTCCACCTGGGGCACGAAGGTGTTCGTCGTTACGGCCAGCAGTGCCCAGAAGACGATGATCGGTATCGCCAGGGCGCGAACGGTTCTCGCAACGAAGGGCCGGTTGGGAGCTTGGTGCGCGCTCATGCGGACTTCACCCGGCACTGGACGTCCGCGTCCTGGTGACTATCCGTATGTTCGTCGCGCACAACGCCATTCACCAACATTCGGCACCCGATCTGGCCACCGTGTACCTGTGCCGAGATACTGCCCGACACCACGGTGAGTGTGGTGGTCTCGGTGTGCGACCACGGCAGCGTCGTGATGTCGACCTTGTGCGGGTGGCCGTCGACGTCGATGTAGGTGAGCAGCCCGCCCTGACCGGCAGAGCCGAACAGCTCGTAGGTGAGGTGTTTGGGAGTGGTTTGTTCCGGTGCCTGCTGCGGATTGACGGTGATGACCGGCGGCGGCTCGGAGAACTGGTGGACCTTCCACATGCACAGCGCCCCCACCCCGATCGCAATTACGGCGACCAACGGCATCCATGCCTGCGACAGAACGGTTCTACCAATCGAACGATGGCTCATGTGTTCACGCCGCCTTCCGCAGACGCCTCTTCAACCGCACGTGGCTGAGCATGCGAAGGGCGAGGTTTGTTGAGGTCAGCATGGGTATCACGCCGAGAAACGTCCGCTCGGAGGGCGTCGCGCCGTGCAGGTGCTGGAGGCTGCCGAACACGTAGAAGCACCCCAACATGAAGATCATGGCGGGAATGGAGAGTGCCATGAGGGAGCCGCGGTCGGCCACGACCTGGCGGGCATAGTGCAGCTCATCTTCCGACATGGGCTCGCGTTTGCGTACTTTTCGGACGACCACTCTGGCGCTGCCGACCGATTCGCCGAACGGGGTCGATTCCCGCTTACGTAGCCGACTCACATATGCACTCGCTATGACCGCCGCAACCAGCATCAGCGCCAGGGAGATCACGGTCAATACGCCAAACGCGCTCGAATTCACATCCGGCTCCTCCCGATCTGTACCGGATTAGTGAACACTAGCGTCTTTTATAAATATTCCTCAACCGCTAGCGCGATCCTGGGCGGGAGCGCACTCGGTCGCCCGCCGTGTCCACGGCGGGTGGGGTGCGAAGAATCCGCAGGGGGGCCTAGCCGGCGCCCGCCGCGATCACCTGGTCTACCTCGGCGGCCCGCTCGGCCATCTCGGCGTGCGCCTTGTCCAGCGCTTCGGCCTGGTCCTCATCGGCCTTCATCAGCGTCTCGATGTCGGAGCCGGCCATGTCGAGGACACCCATGTCCGAGAAGGCCTTCTGCACCTTGTCGCCCCACAGTCCGATGTCCTTGACGATTGGCACGATGCGGCTGAACAGGTGCGAGCGGAACTGAATCATCAGTGGCGACGTGTCGAGCCAGCTTGCGCAGGCTTCTACGTCCAGGCCCAGGGTCTCGAAAACTTCCTCGCCGCGGAACCGGTCACGCATCAGGTAACACGCGTCCACGACGAATTCTTCGCGCTCGTTTCGCTCGGCTTCGGTCAGTGCGGAGTAGTAGTCCTTCAGCGAGATCCGGCCGAAGGCGACGTGCCGTGCCTCATCTTGCATGACGTAGGCCAGCAGCTGCTTGGACAGCGAGCCTTGCGGAGTCATGTCACGCAGCACCCCGAAGGCCGCCAGCGCCAACCCCTCGATCAGAACCTGCATGCCGAGGTAGGGCATGTCCCAGCGCGAGTCGCGCAGGGTGTCGTCTAGCAGCGCGGTCAGGTGCTTGTTGATCGGGTAGACCAGGCCGACCTTCTCCTGCAAAAACCGCGAGAACGCCTCGACGTGCCTTGCCTCGTCCATGGTTTGGGTTGCCGCGTAGAACTTCGCGTCCAGGTCCGGGACGACCTCGACGATCTTGGCTGCACACACCATCGCTCCCTGCTCACCGTGCAGGAACTGGGAGAACTGCCACGCTTGAAAGTGCAGGCGCATCTGGTCGCGCAGCGATTTGTCGGCGGCCTCCCACGTGGGGCTGCCGAACAGAGGATGGAACTCGTCGGGCAGACCGACCGGATTCAGCGGGTCCACCTGTTGCGTCCAGTCGATGCGCGACTGGGCGTCCCATTGCTTGTCCTTTCCCTTTTGATACAGGGAAAGGAGTCGGGCGCGGCCCTCGTCGTACTCCCACGTAAATCGCGAGTCGCCTGCGCAGGGGACTTCCCACGAGTACGGCTCGGGTACGTGCGTGTACTTGTCTTTCGTCGTCATGAGCTGCCGCCTCCCTGCCCAGTGACTGGTGGTCATATGACGCGTATCACATTGCGCCGTGTGAGGCGCTGGCGTCAACCCTGATCTTGACTACGGTCCGGACAAGATCGAGTACCGCGTTACTCAGTCGGCTTTCGGCGCGCGGGTTCACGCTGATTGCGTGTCCGATGGTCTCGACGAGCGTGAGCGAGCGCTCCGCAAACTACCGCTGCCGTATTCACTGGCGCTGCGGCTGCGTGATGCCGGCGTGGCGCGCGAAGTGATCTGCGAATACGTCGGCGTCGAGGGCGATTCCCTCGACGGCGTCTATCGCATTGCCGAGGCGAAACTCATTGCCCTGCAACATAAGGAGTGAGAGCCGTGCCGTGTCAGGGGGCAATTAGGACCAGAACACCGCATACCGGGGCTACGCTATCCGCGTGCGTCTGACGTGGCCCCTCATTGGCCGCTCGCAAGAGATGGCGGTCATCGAATCCGCCATTTCTGACAGGGGAACGGCCGGGATCATCGTGTGGGGTGCCGCGGGCGTCGGCAAGAGCCGAGTCGCGCGGGAGGCGCTCGCGGCATCGGCCGCCGGCGGATCTGTCGTTCGCTGGGCAGTCGGGAGCGCGTCGGCGCGGTCGCTTCCCTTGGGAGCGTTTGCCCCCTGGCTGGCTCCGCCAGAATTCTCCAACAGCCAGTTGGTGCAACTCGTCCGCGACGTGATCGAGTCGCTGACCGCTGCGGCGTCGGGTACTTCGGTCATAGTCGCGGTCGACGATGCGCATCTGCTGGACGACTTGTCGGCCTTCGTTCTCCATCAGATCGTGGCACGGCGCGCGGCGAAAGTGCTGCTGACCATTCGCAGCGGTGAACCGATTCCTGTTGCGGTCCAGGATGTCTGGCGCAACGGAAACTTCGAACGGCTGGACTTGCAACCACTTTCGGCCGAGGAGACCTCGACCCTGTTGGCGGCGGCGCTAGACGGCCGGGTGGATCCGATTGCCATCCAGCGCCTGTGGAAGCTCACGCGGGGCAACGCGCTGTATCTACGAAACATCGTCGAGCAAGAAGTGTTCGACGGACGGCTGGCGCAACGGCATGGTTACTGGCAGTGGACCGGTGAACCCGTCGTGCCGCCCAATCTGGCGGAATTGATCGAGTCACGGATGGGCACGCTGCCCGGCGCGGTCGGCGACGTCGTGGACGCGCTCGCGGTGGGCGAGCCGATCGAACTGGCGATGCTGTCGCGGATCGTTGGACCCGAGGCGATCGAGGACGCCGATGTGCGCGGCTTGATCACGCTGGAGAAGGTCGACGGCGGCGTGGAAGTCCGACTGGCTCACCCGCTGTATGGCGAGTTGCGGCGCAAGCGCGTCGCGGCCACCAGATTGCGCAGACTGCGGGGTCGTGTCGCTGCGGAACTGGCCAAATCGGCAGACCGCGACGAAGTGCGAATGGTGGTCCGGCGTGCGGTGTTGAGCATCGATTCCGACCTCACGCCCGACCCTGAACTGCTGCTGAAGGCTGCCGAAGGTGCGATGTTCTTGGCGGACGCCCCGTTGGCCGACCGGCTGGCCGATGCGGCAATTCGCGCGGGCGGTGGGTTTGCCGCGTATAACGTCCGCGCGTTCGCGCTGGCCTGGCAGGGACGCGGCGAAGAGGCCGACGCCCTCGTGGCGGCCACGCCGATCGAAGGACTGACCGAGGAAGACCACGTGTATCTGCTCGGTCATCGCGGGTTCGGCAAGCTATGGGGACTCGCTGATCCCGACGGCGCGAAGAGGATGTTCGACGAAGCCGCGCGAGTCGCGACGGAGTCCACTCACAGCTGGATCAAGGCCTATATGACCACCTACTGGGCGTCGATGGCCAAGCCGGAAATGGCGATGGAGTTCGGTAGGGGATTGGACCTTGCGAAACTGCCCGCGATACTGAGCTCGGCGGCGACGTGGGGACTGGTTGTGGCCCATGGTGATGCGGGTCGCGTCGCCGAGGCGGACCGTGTCGCCGACGTCGGCAATGCCTATGCGGTTCGGATGGGAACTGCGGCCCACATGAGGCTCCTCATCGTCGATCGGCATGTCGGGGCGCTGTTGCAGTGCGGGCGGCTGGGTGACGCAACTGCGATGGCGGAGCAGGCGCGGCGCCAGACCGCCGACGTTCCCGGCGTCGCCCAATTACTGAGCACCGCGATCGGGGGTCGAACCGCAGCAGGATCGGGCCGACTCGACGAAGCGAAATCACTTTTAACGACCGTCGCCGAGCTATTTACCGGTGATTCCAACGGATTTCGGTACCGGTATCTGATCCCGCTCACCACCGCGTTGGCCATGTCCGGCCTGACCGAAGAAGCATCGGCTGCGCTCGGCGCCGTTGACGCAGAGCACCATCGGAGTTATGGATTCGTCGAGTATGAGCGCGAACTGGCGCGCGCCTGGGTCGCGGGGTGCCAGGGTGCGGTCAGCGAAGCAATAGCGATTGCGGCCGCTGCTGCTGAAAAGAGCCGAGCCAATGGGCAATTCGCGGCAGAGGTGGTCTGCTTGCAGACGGCAACGCAATTCGGCGACGGCTCGACCGCGGACCGGCTGGACGAACTCACGAAGGTGGTGGAGGGTCCGCGGGTGGGTACTGCCGCACGCTTCGTCAAAGCTTTGGCCACCGGCTCCGCCGACGAGTTGGCCTCGGTGTCCGAGGAATACGAAAAGATGGGCGATCTGGTCGCCGCGCTGGATGCGGCTGCACTTGCAGCGATCGCATACCGCCGCAAGGACTTACGGGGAACGGCGCTGATTTGCTCGACACGGGCAGAAGCGTTGGCCAAGCGCTGCGGTGGAGCGTCCACCCCAGCGCTGCGTCAGGCCAGCACGCGCCTTCCGTTTACCGCACGTGAGCAAGAGATCGTGGCGTTGTTGGGCGAAGGCTTGTCCAGTCGCGCGGTTGCCGAGCGCCTGACGTTATCCGTACGCACGGTCGAGGGTCACATCTACCGGGCCATGGCGAAAACCGGTGTCTCGAGTCGTGAGGAACTCGCGGCCCTGCTTCGCCAGTAGGGCTTGTTCGCCTCAAGGCGCTAGGGCTGCCGGCGCCGCGACGGCTGTGTCTGGGCCAGCGTTGCGGACGGGTCGGCGGTAGACCACCGCTCGACCGCCGCGACTTGGCGACGTTGTCACGCTGCGCATGGAATTTCGCTCGGCCTTATCGGTCGTGGGTGCGAAGGTGAAGTGGCGCAGCAACGTTCGCAACGTGATGACCATCTCCATGTTGGCAAATGCTGCGCCCACGCAGCGGTTGATGCCGCCGCCGTACGGAATCCACAATGATCCGTCCGGCGGGTTGCCAGCGAACCGATCTGGGTCGAATCGCTCGGCGTCTGGGTAGTTCTGCTCAGCGTTGTGAGCCAGCACCATGCTC
Protein-coding regions in this window:
- a CDS encoding IS1634 family transposase, giving the protein MYVTRVPNRGSPPAVLLRESYRDNGKVKTRTLANLSHWPERKVEKLQRALKGLPATRDLAESFEVSRSLPHGHVAAVLGTARTLGVEDLIDATPSRRRDLVTAMLVAQVIAPESKLATARGLRTQTATSSLGEVLGVSGADEDDLYAAMDWALARKDAIETALAARHLNDGTLVLYDVSSAAFEGRTCPLGKIGHARDGVKGRLQIVYGLLATTAGIPVAIEVFDGNTADPKTLTAQINKLKNRFGLSRVALVGDRGMITSARITEELRPAGLDWITALRAPQIKALVQADALQLSLFDEHDLAEINSPDYPGERLVCCHNPALAQKRTQKRQDLLAATEKQLTAITDATTRTRRPLRGKDDIALRVGKVINHYKMAKHFHITITDNSFTFTRNEDAIAAEAALDGIYVLRTNLPKSALGRDDVVLRYKGLEDVERFFRTLNSELDVRPIRHHLADRVRAHMFLRMLSYYISWHMKQALAPLLFRDHDKPAAAAKRTNPVAPAQRSDAALAKASRKRTTDDTPVHSFTSLLADLATICASHIQPADDMPTFTKFTTPTALQHHAFELLGLTHRLGYK
- a CDS encoding MMPL/RND family transporter produces the protein MSAHQAPNRPFVARTVRALAIPIIVFWALLAVTTNTFVPQVERVAEELAGPMVPHYAPSQRAMLRIGEKFQESTSTSLTMVVFEADRPLGDQDHHYYDDLMRRLKQDSAHVQYVMDLWGKPITSAGAQSVDGKATYVLLRLAGDIGQMQANESVDAVRKIVANDTPPPGLKVYVSGAAPLASDTVSIANSSLNNITIVTIILIIVMLLLVYRSVSTLLVPLAGVLIEMLVAKGVVATLGHFGYIELSSFAVNIVVALTLGAGTDYGIFLMGRYHEARRAGESREDAFYTAYQGVTPIIIGSGLTIAGAGYCLSFARLNYFHTMGPAVAIGMLLTIAAALTLGPAILTVGILFGMFDPSSAAKARLYRRIGASVVRWPVPILAASSAIVMIGAIFVPSFQVNYDDRQYQPPDAPANQGFAAADRHFSKSKLFSEMLVVESDHDMRNSADFITLDRVAKALIRLPGVAMVQSITRPLGRALEHASLPYLFTTQGSGNGQQLPFNMAQNANTDSQAEIQAHTVEVLDRLIVLFQSMSDEMHQTVVTMEDMKRVTENINEEISNLDDFFRPIRSYFYWDKHCFDIPVCWTFRSVFDGLDGLDHMAADIKDAVASLEVIDRLLPQMITQMKVMRNDTAAIQALLVNNYGSADLQSTQTDQTYDDLINVGNDFDRSRSDDYFYIPREGFDNEDVKIGMTLMMSPDGKAARFIVTHEGDAMGPEGVEHVNAFPTAITTVLKETSLAGARVYIGGSGSNDKDIKQYAMSDLLIAAIAAFVLIFLIMMFITRSLMAALVIPATVAFSYAGAFGLSVLVWQHLIGLHLHWLVLPLTFIILVAVGSDYNLLLVARVKEEIHAGLNTGLIRALGSTGGVVTSAGLVFAFTMLAMLASDLRTIGQVGSTVCIGLLLDTLIVRSFVVPCVMRLLGPWFWWPTFVRQRPLRRRSPSAAVAAARP
- a CDS encoding MmpS family transport accessory protein, whose amino-acid sequence is MSHRSIGRTVLSQAWMPLVAVIAIGVGALCMWKVHQFSEPPPVITVNPQQAPEQTTPKHLTYELFGSAGQGGLLTYIDVDGHPHKVDITTLPWSHTETTTLTVVSGSISAQVHGGQIGCRMLVNGVVRDEHTDSHQDADVQCRVKSA
- a CDS encoding ferritin-like domain-containing protein, whose product is MTTKDKYTHVPEPYSWEVPCAGDSRFTWEYDEGRARLLSLYQKGKDKQWDAQSRIDWTQQVDPLNPVGLPDEFHPLFGSPTWEAADKSLRDQMRLHFQAWQFSQFLHGEQGAMVCAAKIVEVVPDLDAKFYAATQTMDEARHVEAFSRFLQEKVGLVYPINKHLTALLDDTLRDSRWDMPYLGMQVLIEGLALAAFGVLRDMTPQGSLSKQLLAYVMQDEARHVAFGRISLKDYYSALTEAERNEREEFVVDACYLMRDRFRGEEVFETLGLDVEACASWLDTSPLMIQFRSHLFSRIVPIVKDIGLWGDKVQKAFSDMGVLDMAGSDIETLMKADEDQAEALDKAHAEMAERAAEVDQVIAAGAG
- a CDS encoding LuxR C-terminal-related transcriptional regulator, producing the protein MRLTWPLIGRSQEMAVIESAISDRGTAGIIVWGAAGVGKSRVAREALAASAAGGSVVRWAVGSASARSLPLGAFAPWLAPPEFSNSQLVQLVRDVIESLTAAASGTSVIVAVDDAHLLDDLSAFVLHQIVARRAAKVLLTIRSGEPIPVAVQDVWRNGNFERLDLQPLSAEETSTLLAAALDGRVDPIAIQRLWKLTRGNALYLRNIVEQEVFDGRLAQRHGYWQWTGEPVVPPNLAELIESRMGTLPGAVGDVVDALAVGEPIELAMLSRIVGPEAIEDADVRGLITLEKVDGGVEVRLAHPLYGELRRKRVAATRLRRLRGRVAAELAKSADRDEVRMVVRRAVLSIDSDLTPDPELLLKAAEGAMFLADAPLADRLADAAIRAGGGFAAYNVRAFALAWQGRGEEADALVAATPIEGLTEEDHVYLLGHRGFGKLWGLADPDGAKRMFDEAARVATESTHSWIKAYMTTYWASMAKPEMAMEFGRGLDLAKLPAILSSAATWGLVVAHGDAGRVAEADRVADVGNAYAVRMGTAAHMRLLIVDRHVGALLQCGRLGDATAMAEQARRQTADVPGVAQLLSTAIGGRTAAGSGRLDEAKSLLTTVAELFTGDSNGFRYRYLIPLTTALAMSGLTEEASAALGAVDAEHHRSYGFVEYERELARAWVAGCQGAVSEAIAIAAAAAEKSRANGQFAAEVVCLQTATQFGDGSTADRLDELTKVVEGPRVGTAARFVKALATGSADELASVSEEYEKMGDLVAALDAAALAAIAYRRKDLRGTALICSTRAEALAKRCGGASTPALRQASTRLPFTAREQEIVALLGEGLSSRAVAERLTLSVRTVEGHIYRAMAKTGVSSREELAALLRQ